The proteins below are encoded in one region of Arthrobacter sp. CJ23:
- a CDS encoding glycoside hydrolase family 27 protein: MTLTTPSHPPMGWNSWDCYGTTVTEEEVLANARFMAEHLLPYGWDTVVVDIDWADPTARSHGYNDGAPLELDGYGRLLPDPARFPSAAGGRGFAPLAEQIHAMGLRFGIHVMRGIPWRAVEQNTIVHGTGFFARDAADPSNVCEWNPHMLGLDHGHPGAQAYYDSLLDLYAGWGVDFIKADDMLWPYQQADIEAFARAIERCGRPIMLSLSPGRDLSLTRLDHLRGHATMWRICDDLWDQWDHVEPNFSRFARWAPHAGPEGWPDGDMLPLGRIGIRAERGEPRDDRLTPDERVTLMTLWVIARSPLMIGGDLPSSHPATTALFTNDAVLEVLKNSRGSREIFREGPLILWAAEGAGDTRYTAAFNLAEAPLDLTLDFGNLGFPLVPGCKVEELWTSTALEPRTVLVQSNAARGVAPGCLAIDLTLEPHGAALLRFQA; this comes from the coding sequence ATGACTTTGACAACCCCCTCCCACCCGCCGATGGGCTGGAACAGCTGGGATTGCTACGGAACCACGGTCACCGAAGAAGAGGTCCTGGCCAACGCCCGCTTCATGGCTGAGCATCTGCTCCCGTACGGCTGGGACACTGTGGTGGTGGACATCGACTGGGCCGATCCCACTGCCCGGTCCCACGGCTACAACGACGGCGCACCCTTGGAACTGGACGGGTACGGCCGCCTGCTGCCAGACCCGGCACGCTTCCCCAGCGCCGCCGGTGGGCGCGGCTTCGCCCCACTGGCCGAACAGATCCACGCCATGGGCCTAAGGTTCGGAATCCACGTGATGCGCGGCATCCCCTGGCGAGCCGTGGAACAGAACACCATCGTCCACGGCACCGGGTTCTTCGCCCGCGACGCCGCCGATCCCTCCAACGTCTGCGAGTGGAACCCCCACATGCTGGGTCTGGACCACGGCCACCCGGGCGCCCAGGCGTATTACGATTCGCTGCTGGACCTGTACGCGGGCTGGGGTGTCGATTTCATCAAGGCTGACGACATGCTCTGGCCGTACCAGCAGGCCGACATCGAGGCCTTCGCCCGGGCCATCGAACGCTGCGGGCGGCCCATAATGCTGAGCCTCTCCCCGGGTAGGGACCTCTCGCTGACCCGCCTTGACCATCTGCGAGGTCACGCCACCATGTGGCGGATCTGCGACGACCTCTGGGACCAGTGGGACCACGTGGAGCCGAACTTCTCCCGGTTTGCCCGCTGGGCTCCGCACGCGGGCCCCGAAGGCTGGCCGGATGGGGACATGCTCCCTCTGGGTCGCATCGGCATCCGGGCCGAGAGGGGGGAGCCCCGCGACGACCGTCTGACGCCGGATGAACGGGTGACCCTCATGACCCTTTGGGTCATTGCGCGCTCGCCGCTCATGATCGGAGGAGATCTGCCGTCCTCGCACCCGGCGACCACTGCCCTCTTCACTAATGACGCGGTACTGGAGGTGCTGAAGAACTCCCGGGGGAGCCGGGAAATCTTCCGCGAGGGGCCGTTGATCCTCTGGGCCGCCGAGGGGGCCGGCGACACCCGCTACACAGCCGCCTTTAACCTTGCGGAGGCCCCGCTGGACCTAACACTCGATTTCGGGAACCTGGGCTTCCCGCTAGTCCCGGGTTGCAAGGTGGAGGAGCTGTGGACGTCGACGGCGCTTGAGCCGCGCACCGTGCTTGTCCAGTCGAATGCCGCTCGAGGAGTGGCGCCGGGCTGCCTGGCGATCGATCTGACATTGGAGCCCCACGGTGCGGCATTATTGCGATTCCAAGCCTAG
- a CDS encoding alpha-N-arabinofuranosidase, which yields MASSPRLVVNLDIAGPTISRHVYGHFAEHLGRCIYGGFWVGEDSEIPNTRGIRNDVVEALRELRIPNLRWPGGCFADEYHWRDGVGPREQRPRMVNSHWGDVVEDNSFGTHEFMDLCEMLGADAYVNGNVGSGTVQEMSEWIEYLTRADDSPMAALRRQNGHDEPWKVPFFGIGNEPWGCGGHFRAEAYADVARQYSTFVRSHNGNEVYRIAAGANADDVAWTKALMEALPDKGGVDRKPFPYQGISLHYYTMSGHWDAKGSATEFSEEEYWKTVKAAQHIETLLSAHSTMMDVYDPHKAVGLVLDEWGTWWDVEPGTNPGFLYQQNTVRDALVAAIHFDSFHRHADRLVMANIAQTVNVLQAMLLTDPESGALVKTPTFHVFAMNAGHQDAAVLHTHVDSGAAHELDGAQLPTFTASASTKDGQVLISVANLGLEDEREVVLDLRGGELEHVEALVLGGDSVAAFNAPAHPNAVAPRPLAVKERDGQLVLRLPAHSFATVRGTLAGQAPEAAAATAAVATPSATGSKPCLNC from the coding sequence ATGGCATCTTCGCCCCGGCTCGTCGTCAATCTGGACATCGCGGGCCCCACCATCAGCCGCCACGTCTACGGCCACTTCGCTGAACACCTGGGCCGTTGCATCTACGGCGGTTTCTGGGTGGGGGAGGACAGCGAGATCCCCAACACCCGGGGGATCCGCAACGACGTCGTGGAAGCCCTGCGTGAGCTGCGCATCCCCAATCTGCGCTGGCCGGGCGGCTGCTTCGCCGACGAATACCACTGGCGTGACGGCGTCGGCCCGCGGGAACAGCGCCCGCGCATGGTCAACTCCCACTGGGGCGACGTCGTGGAGGACAACTCCTTCGGTACTCATGAGTTCATGGACCTCTGCGAGATGCTCGGCGCGGACGCCTATGTCAACGGCAATGTGGGTTCCGGCACCGTCCAGGAGATGAGCGAGTGGATCGAATACCTCACCCGTGCCGATGATTCACCCATGGCTGCACTCCGCCGGCAAAACGGCCACGACGAGCCCTGGAAGGTTCCCTTCTTCGGCATCGGCAACGAGCCCTGGGGGTGCGGTGGCCACTTCCGCGCGGAGGCCTACGCCGATGTTGCCCGGCAGTACAGCACCTTCGTCCGTTCCCACAATGGCAACGAGGTGTACCGGATCGCAGCCGGTGCCAACGCGGATGACGTGGCCTGGACCAAGGCCCTGATGGAGGCGCTGCCTGACAAGGGCGGAGTGGATCGCAAGCCGTTCCCGTACCAGGGCATCTCCCTGCACTACTACACCATGTCCGGCCACTGGGATGCGAAGGGCTCTGCCACTGAATTCAGCGAAGAGGAGTACTGGAAGACCGTCAAGGCAGCCCAGCACATCGAGACCCTGCTGAGTGCCCACTCCACCATGATGGACGTCTATGACCCGCACAAGGCGGTGGGCCTGGTCCTGGATGAGTGGGGCACTTGGTGGGATGTGGAGCCCGGCACCAACCCCGGCTTCCTGTACCAGCAGAACACCGTCCGTGACGCCCTGGTGGCGGCCATCCACTTCGACTCCTTCCACCGCCACGCGGACCGCCTGGTCATGGCCAACATCGCCCAAACGGTCAACGTCCTGCAGGCCATGCTGCTCACTGATCCGGAGAGCGGCGCCCTGGTCAAGACCCCCACCTTCCATGTCTTCGCCATGAACGCCGGCCACCAGGACGCCGCGGTGCTGCACACGCACGTGGACTCCGGTGCCGCCCATGAGCTGGATGGTGCCCAGCTCCCGACATTTACTGCGTCTGCCAGCACCAAGGATGGCCAGGTGCTCATCTCCGTGGCCAATCTTGGACTGGAGGACGAGCGCGAGGTGGTCCTGGATCTGCGCGGCGGCGAGTTGGAGCATGTGGAGGCCCTGGTGCTCGGCGGAGACAGCGTCGCAGCGTTCAACGCGCCGGCGCATCCCAACGCCGTCGCACCTCGTCCGCTGGCCGTGAAGGAACGCGACGGCCAGTTGGTACTCCGCTTGCCGGCCCACTCGTTCGCGACCGTTCGCGGCACACTGGCCGGCCAAGCGCCTGAGGCCGCAGCCGCTACCGCCGCGGTGGCCACCCCTTCGGCCACCGGCAGCAAGCCCTGCCTCAACTGCTGA
- a CDS encoding LacI family DNA-binding transcriptional regulator, translated as MTVSNVINGRRSVNTEIRKRVLQAVEQSGYTMNRSARTLRTGTTGVIGLAVPTLSHAYFGELSSRVIAQAADLGYRVAVEQTGQHVEDELDAIAMSHNLEYDGLILSALMLGPEEATLLNQSIPLVLLGEKRYGEAVDHVVMPNAEGTRAATAHLVEQGCRRVAWASNPSLETELHNVVLDRLRGYRQGLEEAGLIEDPALHVPMELPSMRHAAEGIKEMVRNGVEFDGVVAVTDAVAFGVIRGLRDAGLRVPEDVKVVGFDDIQQAEFSVPSLSTIAPDHDWMVGTALALLTERIKDRSPRPGRELVAPFRLIVRESTN; from the coding sequence ATGACGGTATCCAACGTCATCAACGGCCGCCGCTCCGTCAATACGGAGATCCGCAAAAGGGTGCTTCAGGCAGTGGAGCAGAGCGGATACACCATGAACCGTTCGGCCAGGACCTTGCGCACCGGAACGACGGGTGTGATCGGGCTTGCGGTTCCTACCCTTAGCCACGCCTATTTCGGTGAGCTCAGCAGCAGGGTGATCGCCCAGGCAGCGGATCTCGGGTACCGCGTGGCCGTGGAGCAGACTGGCCAGCACGTCGAGGACGAACTCGACGCCATCGCCATGTCCCACAATCTGGAATACGACGGGCTGATCCTGTCGGCCCTGATGCTCGGACCGGAAGAAGCAACTCTTCTCAATCAGTCCATTCCCCTGGTCCTCCTCGGCGAAAAGCGCTACGGGGAGGCCGTGGATCACGTGGTCATGCCAAATGCAGAAGGAACCCGTGCCGCAACCGCACATCTGGTGGAGCAGGGCTGTCGACGCGTGGCCTGGGCGAGCAATCCCTCGCTGGAAACCGAGCTCCACAACGTGGTGCTGGACCGTCTCAGGGGTTACCGCCAGGGGCTGGAGGAAGCAGGACTCATCGAGGACCCTGCTTTGCACGTGCCCATGGAACTGCCAAGCATGCGGCATGCTGCTGAGGGGATCAAGGAGATGGTCCGCAACGGCGTCGAATTCGACGGCGTGGTCGCTGTGACCGATGCAGTGGCCTTCGGCGTTATCCGCGGCCTCAGGGACGCAGGGCTCCGTGTCCCCGAGGACGTGAAGGTCGTCGGCTTCGACGACATCCAGCAGGCGGAATTCTCCGTTCCCTCCCTTTCGACCATCGCCCCGGACCATGACTGGATGGTCGGCACGGCGCTCGCTCTTCTCACCGAACGGATCAAAGACCGTTCTCCCCGCCCCGGGCGCGAGCTCGTGGCCCCCTTCCGGCTCATCGTCCGGGAATCAACTAACTGA
- a CDS encoding glycoside hydrolase family 127 protein, which produces MNRDYRPLRQVRLREGRFADAQRVNREALLRLDPDRLLAPFRREAGLPAAAEGYGGWESSGLDGHTAGHVLSALAVAVAGDGDRRLGEMLGRMLSGLREAQLAGGTGYLGGVHRGQALWDELARGEITASPFELNGRWVPLYNLHKTLAGLIDVAWHVPSAKADRLLDHLGNWWLEILARLDQEMLEGVLVTEFGGLTEAFARLALLRRDTRYLHLAKRFVREELIARVLALPGERDQDSLAGLHANTQIPVVVGYATIARAARELGAEDRATARIGEAAKAFFDDVVGRRSSAIGGNSVREHFHRRDDFSPMFLGREGPESCNSYNMVKLAGELYLLEGENHYLDYIEVTQCSHVLSTQHPEHGGLVYFTSHRPGHYRVYSAEQDGFWCCMGSGYEAHAKHGAHVYVTERDELRITWLLASELNWEERGVQISIDSDWPVGSTARVRVTAPEPQVFTLAIRVPQWARGAAAVLGDGQLIDHDDAGWWNLRRSWEGTEEIRLTMEREPRLVPAPDASAWAWIQYGPTVLAGEIPDDSLDYRAGGARTAHIASGPLRPLSDTPVLLAGDLDAVPGEGGELSVLATDGQRVRLKPLHRIHDSRYLLSWPVAQDGSQVSEVRDALVEQDRASTALEARVVDGITFGEQQPELDHEVSVSRAERGVTVDGTRWLRPQGPLSLTLRDWTTIGTSLRVECVPGEGEEPFLLSGGDHPTAVEVTAGADGVWEMPFSTGGGQEARLLLAPQEGRPMPRLSRLLLLTDTADSLG; this is translated from the coding sequence ATGAATCGTGACTACCGGCCCCTGAGGCAGGTTCGGCTCCGCGAGGGCCGCTTCGCTGATGCCCAGCGGGTGAACCGTGAGGCCCTGTTGCGCCTGGACCCGGACCGCCTTCTGGCCCCGTTCCGCCGTGAGGCGGGCCTTCCTGCCGCCGCGGAGGGCTACGGCGGCTGGGAGTCTTCCGGGCTCGATGGCCACACCGCGGGCCACGTCCTTTCGGCCCTCGCCGTTGCCGTGGCGGGCGACGGCGACCGCCGCCTGGGGGAGATGCTTGGACGCATGCTCTCCGGGCTGCGGGAAGCGCAGCTGGCCGGCGGCACGGGTTACCTGGGCGGTGTCCACCGCGGGCAAGCGCTCTGGGACGAGCTCGCCCGCGGTGAGATCACGGCGTCGCCCTTTGAGCTCAACGGCCGCTGGGTCCCCCTGTACAACCTGCACAAGACGCTGGCCGGCCTCATTGACGTCGCCTGGCACGTCCCCTCGGCGAAGGCGGACCGGCTCCTGGACCATCTGGGGAACTGGTGGCTGGAGATCCTGGCGCGCCTGGACCAGGAGATGCTGGAGGGCGTGCTGGTCACCGAGTTCGGGGGCCTCACCGAGGCGTTCGCCCGCTTGGCGCTGCTCCGCCGGGACACCCGCTACCTGCACCTGGCCAAGAGATTCGTCCGGGAGGAGCTCATCGCGCGGGTGTTGGCCCTGCCCGGCGAGCGGGACCAGGATTCCCTGGCCGGCCTGCACGCCAATACGCAGATCCCCGTGGTGGTCGGCTACGCAACCATCGCCAGGGCGGCCCGCGAACTGGGTGCGGAAGACCGGGCGACCGCGCGCATCGGCGAGGCGGCCAAGGCCTTCTTCGACGACGTCGTGGGCAGGCGCAGCAGCGCGATCGGCGGCAACAGCGTACGGGAGCATTTCCACCGCAGGGACGACTTCTCCCCGATGTTCCTCGGCCGTGAGGGTCCGGAGAGCTGCAACAGCTACAACATGGTCAAGCTCGCAGGCGAGCTCTATCTGTTGGAGGGAGAGAATCACTATCTGGACTACATCGAGGTGACGCAGTGCAGCCATGTGCTCTCCACCCAGCACCCGGAACATGGCGGGCTGGTCTACTTTACCTCGCACCGTCCCGGCCACTATCGGGTGTATTCAGCCGAGCAGGACGGCTTCTGGTGCTGCATGGGCTCCGGCTATGAGGCGCATGCGAAGCACGGCGCCCACGTGTACGTCACCGAGCGGGACGAACTCCGCATCACCTGGCTCCTCGCCAGTGAACTCAACTGGGAGGAACGGGGTGTGCAGATCTCCATCGACTCAGACTGGCCCGTTGGAAGCACCGCCCGCGTCCGGGTGACGGCGCCGGAACCGCAGGTGTTCACACTCGCCATCCGTGTCCCGCAGTGGGCGCGGGGGGCGGCCGCCGTGCTGGGCGACGGTCAATTGATCGATCACGATGACGCGGGCTGGTGGAACCTGCGCCGCAGCTGGGAGGGCACGGAGGAGATCCGGCTCACCATGGAGCGAGAGCCCCGCCTGGTCCCGGCCCCGGACGCTTCGGCCTGGGCATGGATCCAGTACGGGCCCACCGTCCTGGCCGGGGAGATACCCGACGACAGCTTGGACTACCGGGCGGGCGGGGCCAGAACAGCCCATATCGCCTCCGGCCCGCTCCGGCCCCTTTCGGACACCCCCGTGCTGCTCGCCGGAGACCTGGACGCAGTGCCTGGCGAGGGAGGGGAGCTTTCTGTCCTCGCCACGGACGGGCAGAGGGTCCGCCTGAAGCCCCTGCACAGGATCCACGATTCCCGGTACCTGCTCTCCTGGCCCGTGGCGCAGGACGGCAGCCAGGTCAGTGAGGTCCGGGACGCGCTGGTCGAGCAGGACAGAGCGTCCACGGCCCTTGAAGCCCGGGTGGTGGATGGGATCACCTTCGGGGAGCAGCAGCCTGAACTCGACCACGAGGTCAGTGTTTCCCGCGCGGAACGCGGCGTGACGGTGGACGGGACTCGCTGGCTCCGTCCCCAGGGGCCGCTCTCGCTCACGCTGCGCGACTGGACGACGATCGGCACGAGCCTCCGCGTCGAATGCGTTCCCGGGGAGGGAGAGGAGCCTTTCCTCCTCTCCGGCGGCGACCACCCGACGGCCGTGGAGGTCACCGCCGGGGCGGACGGCGTGTGGGAGATGCCGTTCAGCACCGGAGGAGGGCAGGAGGCCCGCCTGCTCCTCGCCCCGCAGGAAGGCCGCCCCATGCCCCGGCTGAGCCGCCTGCTGCTGCTGACCGATACCGCGGATTCCCTCGGCTGA
- a CDS encoding glycoside hydrolase family 95 protein, whose translation MTTPAASFPDSFLIGNGSLGAIVPGRPGVEEIGLNLDTVWSGGPRRRAPAQRVETAHRLREAIAAGDVAAADAEARALQSDDWTESYQPLGSLRWEWSRPDPDLSYRRTLDMDHASVRVVHGEATLDAWVSQPDDVIVLHQQGGVASGELGFAAVHPGTDVARDDVGGVRWLRASGRAPRIALPNYVDAVDAVVYGDEPAAAGATAPAGMGWAVVAAEAPVPGGGRLLIVAAAGGFRGWQSDPSIDVDALSARASDCVGRALGRGLEELRARHLAEYSELFTRVEIDLSASPDPRARRAQTYFDLGRYLLISSSRPGTQAANLQGIWNPDIRPGWSSNYTTNINVQMNYWASELVGLPEAAEPLTDLARELGDAGRVTAAAVYGAGGSTCHHNSDLWRYTEPVQGEPTWSNWATGLAWLCAQVCDRLDFDPPAKFAEDVALPLLRDSAEFLLDMLAATADGQLMVSPSSSPEHAYTRNGQRGAVTAGATVDQELAAQILGRYVDLTRRLGTAEPLAQRCSDALMDLYLPGVDAEGRLEEWPSGHEPTELDHRHLSHLYGVFPGDRITASKEPALLAAAHTALRSRLDHGGGYTGWSQAWVLALAARTFDRDIAQQALDRLTGDLASASLLDMHPHAHWPGGALFQIDGNLGAVAGIVELLLQSHDEALSLLPTLPRSWSDGRARGLRARGGVLLDIAWCGGSLAQAAITPSRDGAVTIEADDDFRPHVTASGGAVVTPTVGPPSRAGRWRWSWPARGGEIYRVESTG comes from the coding sequence TTGACCACCCCCGCTGCCTCTTTCCCGGATTCCTTCCTGATCGGGAACGGCTCTCTCGGGGCGATCGTGCCGGGCCGGCCCGGTGTCGAGGAAATCGGCCTGAACCTGGACACTGTGTGGTCGGGCGGACCGCGCCGCCGTGCTCCCGCACAACGCGTGGAGACGGCGCATCGCCTCCGGGAAGCCATCGCGGCAGGCGATGTTGCGGCGGCCGACGCCGAAGCCCGCGCGCTGCAATCCGACGACTGGACGGAGTCGTACCAGCCGCTGGGTTCGCTGCGCTGGGAGTGGTCGAGGCCGGACCCTGATCTCAGCTACCGCCGTACGCTCGACATGGACCACGCGAGCGTACGGGTGGTCCACGGAGAGGCGACGCTTGATGCCTGGGTCTCGCAGCCCGACGACGTAATCGTCCTGCACCAACAGGGCGGTGTGGCGAGTGGCGAACTCGGTTTCGCGGCGGTGCACCCAGGCACTGATGTTGCGCGGGATGATGTTGGCGGCGTCCGGTGGCTCCGGGCGAGCGGTCGCGCGCCGCGCATCGCACTGCCGAACTATGTGGATGCTGTTGATGCGGTGGTGTACGGCGACGAACCCGCAGCAGCCGGTGCCACGGCACCGGCTGGCATGGGTTGGGCGGTGGTGGCGGCCGAGGCGCCCGTACCCGGCGGCGGCCGCCTCCTCATCGTCGCGGCAGCCGGGGGATTCCGTGGCTGGCAGAGTGATCCGAGCATTGATGTCGACGCCTTGTCCGCCCGGGCATCCGATTGCGTGGGGCGCGCGCTGGGCCGTGGGCTTGAGGAGTTGCGGGCCCGGCACCTCGCCGAGTATTCGGAGCTGTTCACGCGCGTGGAGATTGATCTCTCGGCATCGCCGGACCCCCGGGCCAGGCGCGCGCAGACCTACTTCGATCTCGGAAGGTACCTACTGATCTCCTCGTCGCGGCCCGGAACGCAGGCGGCAAACCTGCAGGGGATCTGGAATCCGGACATCCGACCCGGGTGGAGTTCGAACTACACGACGAACATCAATGTGCAGATGAACTACTGGGCGAGCGAGCTGGTGGGCTTGCCTGAGGCAGCCGAGCCTCTCACTGACCTCGCTCGTGAGCTTGGCGACGCCGGCCGTGTGACGGCAGCCGCGGTCTACGGTGCCGGCGGCTCCACCTGCCACCACAACAGCGACCTCTGGCGATACACGGAGCCGGTCCAGGGTGAACCGACCTGGTCGAACTGGGCGACCGGCCTGGCATGGCTCTGTGCACAGGTCTGCGATCGACTCGATTTCGACCCGCCGGCGAAGTTCGCGGAGGATGTTGCATTGCCGCTCCTGCGGGACAGTGCTGAGTTTCTCCTCGACATGCTTGCCGCAACGGCTGACGGGCAACTGATGGTCAGCCCATCCAGTTCTCCGGAGCACGCGTACACGCGAAATGGCCAGCGCGGCGCTGTGACCGCGGGTGCGACTGTCGATCAGGAGCTAGCGGCGCAAATCCTCGGCCGTTACGTGGATCTGACCCGTCGCCTAGGAACCGCAGAACCGCTCGCGCAACGCTGCAGCGACGCGCTCATGGACCTTTACCTACCTGGCGTCGACGCGGAGGGGCGGCTGGAAGAGTGGCCAAGCGGGCATGAACCCACCGAGCTGGATCACCGGCATTTGTCCCACCTGTACGGGGTTTTCCCAGGCGATCGCATCACAGCGAGCAAGGAACCCGCACTCCTCGCCGCCGCACACACAGCGTTGCGCTCACGGCTGGACCACGGCGGCGGGTACACCGGCTGGAGCCAGGCATGGGTGCTTGCGTTGGCCGCACGCACGTTCGACCGGGACATCGCGCAGCAGGCTCTTGACCGCCTGACCGGCGATCTCGCCTCGGCATCACTACTCGACATGCATCCGCATGCCCACTGGCCTGGTGGGGCGCTCTTCCAGATTGACGGCAATCTGGGAGCAGTCGCGGGGATCGTCGAACTGCTGCTGCAGAGCCACGATGAGGCGCTCAGCCTGCTGCCAACGCTGCCGCGGTCCTGGAGCGACGGACGCGCGAGGGGATTGCGGGCCCGCGGCGGAGTCTTGCTGGACATCGCCTGGTGCGGCGGCTCGCTCGCACAAGCCGCGATCACTCCGTCCCGGGACGGTGCCGTCACAATCGAAGCCGACGACGACTTCCGTCCTCACGTCACCGCGAGCGGTGGTGCCGTGGTCACGCCCACTGTTGGGCCGCCGTCGCGGGCCGGCCGCTGGAGGTGGAGCTGGCCGGCCCGCGGGGGCGAGATCTACCGTGTCGAGTCAACGGGCTGA
- a CDS encoding glycoside hydrolase family 3 N-terminal domain-containing protein → MPHNISSTTALPETALTDMPSQQGWRDRSLPPGERARLLTAELTLEEKAAQLGSVWLTDSADDFAPKLEGGPETSADPFKDGLGQLTRVFGTEPVTVAEGVRRLRELQERVVAGNRLGIPAIAHEECLTGLAAYGATAFPTPLAWAATFDEDLVRQMAEAIGSDMRALGIHQGLAPVVDVVKDYRWGRVEETLGEDPYVVSQLGAAYVAGLESTGIISTLKHFAGYAASRGARNHGPVSMGAREFADTVLPPFEAALRHGGARSVMTSYTDIDGVPSSSNRHLLTTLLRDRWGFEGTVVADYWAVPFLSAMHHVAVDAADAGRLALGAGVDVELPQTASYGELPRMIREGIVDERDLDRSVQRHLRHKFEAGLFDDAPLVPVDAESVDLDSSRNREISSRIAEESVVLLRDEDALALLSTGNIAVLGPAADQFRSLVGCYAFPNHVLSKHPGHDLGIKIQTVLAAIREEFGADRVRFETGGEITSDDSDAVSAAVALARDSDVAVVVVGDIAGLFGDGTSGEGCDAADLRLPGGQDALATAVLDTGVPTVLVVLSGRPYALGNYGKARAIVQAFFPGADGAAAVAGVLSGRVPATGRLPVQIPRYPYASTTYLQPALGLSNPGITALDNAPLYPFGFGLTRGAIVYETITAAANLSTDGSLDAAVTIRNGGDDTVEVVQLYAAFPSAPVVRPAAQLIGYARIPIRSGETRTVSFHVDAARLAITGEDGTLGVDPGPLRLIAGPSAAEAPVTAEVTIIGERRLLAERALRTPWSIAVPIS, encoded by the coding sequence ATGCCGCACAACATCTCAAGCACAACCGCATTGCCCGAGACCGCACTAACGGATATGCCCAGCCAACAAGGCTGGCGGGACCGGTCGCTCCCTCCCGGGGAACGCGCCCGCCTTCTCACCGCCGAACTGACCCTGGAAGAGAAGGCGGCCCAACTCGGATCCGTCTGGCTTACCGATTCAGCAGACGATTTCGCGCCAAAACTGGAGGGCGGTCCCGAGACCTCAGCCGATCCCTTCAAAGACGGGCTCGGCCAGCTTACCCGCGTCTTCGGCACGGAACCGGTCACCGTCGCGGAGGGAGTGCGCCGCCTGCGCGAGCTGCAGGAGCGGGTCGTTGCCGGCAACCGCCTCGGCATTCCAGCCATCGCACACGAAGAGTGCCTCACCGGGCTTGCGGCCTATGGCGCGACCGCCTTCCCGACGCCACTCGCCTGGGCGGCGACGTTCGACGAGGATCTGGTGCGCCAGATGGCGGAAGCGATCGGCTCCGACATGCGCGCGCTCGGCATTCACCAGGGACTTGCCCCCGTGGTCGATGTGGTGAAGGACTACCGCTGGGGCCGCGTTGAAGAGACCCTCGGCGAAGACCCCTACGTCGTTTCGCAGCTCGGTGCCGCCTATGTCGCGGGACTGGAGAGCACGGGGATCATTTCGACGCTGAAGCACTTTGCCGGGTACGCGGCGTCCCGCGGTGCCCGCAACCACGGCCCCGTCAGCATGGGTGCGCGCGAGTTCGCCGACACCGTGCTGCCGCCATTTGAGGCCGCACTGCGGCACGGAGGCGCCCGCAGTGTCATGACGTCCTATACAGATATCGACGGGGTGCCGAGCAGCTCAAACCGGCACCTGCTGACAACGTTGCTGCGCGATCGTTGGGGCTTCGAGGGCACCGTGGTGGCCGACTACTGGGCCGTGCCGTTCCTCTCTGCGATGCATCACGTCGCGGTCGACGCGGCCGACGCGGGCCGGCTTGCTCTAGGCGCAGGAGTCGACGTCGAACTGCCGCAGACAGCTTCGTATGGCGAGTTGCCGCGCATGATCCGAGAGGGCATAGTCGACGAGCGCGACCTCGACCGCTCGGTGCAGCGCCACCTCCGGCACAAGTTCGAGGCGGGACTGTTCGATGACGCGCCGCTTGTCCCGGTCGATGCCGAAAGCGTCGACCTCGACAGCAGTCGCAATCGGGAGATCTCCTCGCGCATCGCCGAGGAGTCGGTAGTGCTGTTGCGCGACGAGGATGCGCTGGCGCTTCTCAGTACCGGGAACATCGCGGTCCTCGGCCCGGCGGCTGACCAATTCCGCAGCCTCGTCGGATGCTACGCGTTCCCCAACCATGTGCTTTCGAAACACCCTGGGCACGACCTCGGCATCAAGATTCAGACGGTGCTGGCCGCTATCCGCGAAGAGTTCGGAGCGGACCGGGTGCGATTCGAGACCGGTGGTGAAATCACTTCCGATGACTCCGACGCCGTCTCCGCCGCTGTTGCGCTCGCTCGCGACAGTGACGTGGCGGTGGTGGTAGTCGGAGACATTGCCGGGCTGTTCGGCGACGGTACCTCAGGCGAAGGCTGCGACGCCGCGGACCTTCGGTTGCCCGGCGGGCAGGACGCGCTCGCCACCGCCGTCCTCGACACGGGGGTGCCGACTGTCCTGGTCGTGTTGTCCGGTCGCCCGTATGCCCTTGGCAACTACGGGAAAGCGCGCGCCATCGTCCAGGCTTTCTTCCCCGGAGCCGACGGCGCCGCCGCGGTTGCCGGAGTACTCTCCGGTCGCGTCCCGGCAACAGGACGCCTGCCCGTGCAGATCCCGCGCTATCCCTACGCCTCGACGACGTACCTGCAGCCGGCGCTCGGGCTCTCGAACCCCGGGATCACCGCTCTGGACAACGCGCCGCTGTACCCGTTCGGGTTCGGGCTCACCCGGGGCGCGATCGTCTACGAAACAATCACCGCGGCCGCGAACCTCAGCACTGATGGCTCGCTCGACGCGGCCGTGACGATACGCAACGGCGGCGATGACACCGTAGAGGTCGTCCAGCTCTACGCGGCCTTCCCGTCGGCGCCGGTTGTTCGCCCGGCCGCACAGCTTATCGGGTACGCGCGGATCCCTATCCGGTCCGGTGAAACGCGGACCGTCTCCTTCCACGTAGATGCCGCCCGGCTCGCGATCACCGGCGAAGACGGGACGCTCGGAGTGGACCCCGGCCCGCTGCGGCTCATCGCCGGCCCGTCGGCTGCCGAGGCCCCGGTGACGGCTGAGGTGACAATCATCGGCGAGCGGCGATTGCTTGCAGAGCGCGCGCTGCGCACACCATGGTCCATCGCCGTCCCGATCAGCTAG